CCAATTGGCTTTATTATTATGCCCGTTCTTCATTTCATTTGATTAAGCAAGACAAGCTTATCATTATTACAAATACTCACCATATaataaaattttaaaaatgttcactgtatattaaaaaaatgttcatttcAATTTTTTAAATGTTCACCGTATATTACAAAAAAACTTGATATTGGTTGCTTTGCTCCACTGAAAAACACCAGTACATTTTGGCCAGCCCGAGTAAGTTTCATTCAGTGCAATGGAGGCATCCAACTGCTTACCTTTATTACAAGTTCAGTTCATAGCTCCTGAATCTCAGGTTCAGATCTAAGACCATTCAGTTCAGAGCTGAGCCCTCCTTACCAAGGTACGAGACCTTTGCAACCAGTACGAGAGATATATCACTCGCACACGTCGCCGGACAGCACAGACTGGCTCATCTAGGTGGCCGGAGGGGGATGTTGGTGATGGACGGCGCCATGGACGACATACGCATCACACAGCGAGGAACACAATGATGTTGTGCCTGTTCATGCTCTTGGTCTTGGCAAGGCTCCGAACTGCCCTTGAACCACCGGTCCCctctccggcgtgcccccgccaacGGGCGCTTCAGGCAGGATGGGAGCGCCGGCGTACTCCGCTTCGGCAACCTCGCGCACCACCAAATGGCCGATCTGCAGTTTCGGCACGCATGCCAGCTGGTAAGGACGAGAGAATATGGAGAACAGAAACCACAGAGGCAGCAACAGCATTACAACATGACAATTATTACAGGCTTCTGAATCTGAAGTTCAGATACAACATGATTCAATAAGGGAGGGCAGAGGCAGCAACAGCAAGCACCCTCCTCTCTTATGCAGAGCCCAGTTCATCCATCATGTTACAGACAAGCAAATACAACCACAGAGTGGAACAACACGACCAACGAGGCGTCAGCCTCTCCTACACGATGAGCTCGGTCCTGGAGACGAGGATGCCGTCGGTGTCGGCGTAGAGCCACTCGCCGTCGCAGATCCTGGTGCCCGCGATGGTGACCGGGACGTGCTTCTCGCCCATCCCCTTCTTGTTGGCCTTCATGGGGTGCGAGGCGAGGGCGCGCACGCCGATGTCGCACCCGTTGATCTCGTCCACGTCCCGGATGCACCCGTTCACCACGATGCCCGCCCACCCGTTGTTCTGCGCCTGCTGGACGGGGTTGCCGCCCAGGATGGCGCACcgcaggctgccgccgccgtccaccacCAGCACCCTGCCCTGGCCCTTCTCCTCCAGGAACTCGCGCACCAGCACGTTGTCCTCGAACACCTTGAGCGTCACGACGGGGCCCGCGAAGACCTGCCGCCTCCCGTAGATCTGGAAGATGGGCTGCAGCGCGCGCAGCTCGCCGCCGGTGATGAGGTGCGAGTTGGCGTCGCAGACTTCCGCCGTGGCTAACGGCAAGGCCGCCATGGTAGCTGATTCAATTCAGGGCTGCATTGACATGAACAGAAGAGGCACATTATTCACCAAAAACAAAGTCAAGGGCAAACGTTGCTGACAGCAGTAACCACCAAAGCAGCTAATTTCTTCAACATGGCAACATATTATATATTCCCCAATGTAAAGGACATGGAAATTATGCATGCACCTGTGCTCATACCAGTCATACGGCAATAAGGAATATACAGTACCATCCTGAACTACGCAGCTAAGCAATTGTGCGTCAATCTCAAACAGAACAAATGAGGCGATTCCATCAGCCAACAAGCATCgggcatttctttttctttttctttttagtaggTGGTCTCAGACAATTAGGCAAGGAGCAGACCACTTCTGTCTGATTGTCACTGAGCTGAGCAAAACAAACACTCAGCAAAGAAAAATAAGAGGCTTGATATTCCTAAAGAAGACGGATACGCGGAGGAACCAGGCTAAACAGAGATACATTCACATGATCGAGGCAATACAGTAAAGAAAGAGGTTGTCATGGCCTGAAGCTCTGACACTGTGAGACATGAGGTTCAGCATACATGTCGACAGTACAGCCGCCACTGGGTAGGTCGACgcgttctcccctctccctctctctctctctctctctctctcaaatgtccACTCTCTCCGCCAAGATGGGAGGGAGAAACGGATCCGCCTCTCATCTCCAATGGTGGATCCCATCGTCCTCTACCGAATCCGCGCGAGTCCCGCGGCCTATGGAATACGGATCGAAGAGCTCGAACGAGGTGATTGGACGGAGCGGAGGAAAGGGGAAGGGAGGGAGCGTTACCTGGCCGCGCGTCGCCGGTGGGTCTCGCCTCGCCGCCGTGGGGAGCGAGGCAGCGGAGGGAGGGGCGCCGGCAGTCCTGTCTGAACCAATCAGGGGAGAGATGAGATCAAGAAAGGAGGGCTCCAACGGAATGGAATCAGAGGAGGGAAGGGGAGGGATCCAATCCGAGGAGCGGGGGAGAAGAAAGGAagctccttttttcctttttctttcccgTGGTGTGATGGCGAtggtggggtggtggtggtgggtgggtggcgaacCACGAGTAGTCCGCGGCACGAGCCCACCGGTCCCACTTTTTCTTTGAAAACGAATGGAATTCGGGCACGGGAACCAACGAATATCGTCGAATACATTTTTCATTTTATTCGGATGTTTGTGTTCGAAAATACATTTTTCTCTAGCATAGGAAATACTAGATTCCTTTGTTGTCTCCTTCCCGGCGTGCGGCCAAACCAGCCGCATATGCAGCTTGGATCATAGGTCGTGATGCTCATGCCATTTTGCGTAGGCGGTCACACAATTTTTTTGGGGTTTGCATCTTCTTCCAAGCATCATTTACGAGGAAAGAAGACCATTGTGCGAGAAACAATTTAGGCGTGCTTGGTATTCTGCATACCTTCCAGCTAGGTCTCGGGGGTGCATTTTTGGCCCGTACGGTTGCCTACAAGCATTGTTGGGTCTACATAGCACGAAACTTAAAGCACATCTCAGATAGGCCCCGCAAGGAAGAACCGAATCAGCCGTTCCCACTCAGTTAGGCTCTCAGAGTGCATGGTGGGGGACCGTGGCGTCAAATTTGTGCGAG
This portion of the Triticum dicoccoides isolate Atlit2015 ecotype Zavitan chromosome 7A, WEW_v2.0, whole genome shotgun sequence genome encodes:
- the LOC119330211 gene encoding putative 4-hydroxy-4-methyl-2-oxoglutarate aldolase 2; amino-acid sequence: MAALPLATAEVCDANSHLITGGELRALQPIFQIYGRRQVFAGPVVTLKVFEDNVLVREFLEEKGQGRVLVVDGGGSLRCAILGGNPVQQAQNNGWAGIVVNGCIRDVDEINGCDIGVRALASHPMKANKKGMGEKHVPVTIAGTRICDGEWLYADTDGILVSRTELIV